A genomic region of Eucalyptus grandis isolate ANBG69807.140 chromosome 5, ASM1654582v1, whole genome shotgun sequence contains the following coding sequences:
- the LOC104444689 gene encoding abscisic stress-ripening protein 2, translated as MAEGHHHHHHHNHHHSHHKKDDAIMEPGVVFTEPTVDYRKEEKHHKHLQQLGEVGAVAAGAYALHEKHKAKKDPEHAHRHKIEEEIAAAAAVGAVGFAFHEHHEKKEAKKKDKESHHGKKHHHHF; from the exons ATGGCCGAAGgacaccaccatcaccaccaccacaaccATCACCACAGCCACCACAAGAAGGATGATGCCATCATGGAGCCTGGGGTCGTCTTCACGGAGCCTACAGTCGATTacaggaaggaggagaagcacCACAAGCACCTCCAGCAGCTTGGCGAGGTTGGTGCCGTTGCTGCCGGTGCTTATGCCTTG CATGAGAAGCATAAGGCCAAGAAGGACCCGGAGCACGCTCACCGGCACAAGATAGAGGAGGAAATAGCTGCCGCCGCTGCCGTTGGGGCTGTCGGGTTCGCCTTCCACGAGCACCACGAGAAAAAGGAggccaagaaaaaagataaagagtcTCATCATGGCAAGAAGCACCACCATCACTTCTAA